One Dama dama isolate Ldn47 chromosome 18, ASM3311817v1, whole genome shotgun sequence DNA window includes the following coding sequences:
- the CLEC2L gene encoding C-type lectin domain family 2 member L, whose amino-acid sequence MEPAREPPARTRPPPPPAVRPAPAPAAPRPRSPAEAEGRGPEGLLRRSGSGYEGSTSWKAALEDTTTRLLLGAIAVLLFAILVVMSILASKGCIKCEAPCPEDWLLYGRKCYFFSEEPRDWNTGRQYCHSHEAALAVIQSQKELEFMFKFTRREPWIGLRRVGDEFHWVNGDPFDPDTFPIAGPGECVFVEPTRLVSTDCLMTRPWVCSKMAYT is encoded by the exons ATGGAGCCGGCCCGGGAGCCCCCCGCGCGCAcccggccgccgccgcctcccgccgTTCGCCCTGCGCCAGCCCCTGCCGCCCCCAGGCCGCGCTCGCCCGCCGAGGCGGAGGGCCGCGGTCCAGAGGGGCTGCTGCGGCGATCGGGGTCGGGCTATGAGGGCAGCACCAGCTGGAAAGCGGCCTTGGAGG acACCACCACGCGTCTCCTGCTGGGGGCCATTGCAGTGCTTCTGTTCGCCATCCTGGTGGTGATGAGCATCTTGG CCTCCAAGGGCTGCATCAAGTGCGAAGCGCCCTGCCCAGAGGACTGGCTGCTATACGGAAGGAAATGCTACTTCTTCTCGGAGGAACCGAGAGACTGGAACACGGGCCGGCAGTACTGCCACAGCCACGAGGCGGCACTTGCTGTGATCCAGAGTCAGAAAGAGCTG GAATTCATGTTCAAGTTCACACGGAGGGAGCCCTGGATCGGCCTGCGCAGAGTGGGGGACGAATTCCACTGGGTCAATGGGGACCCGTTTGACCCGGACAC GTTCCCCATCGCGGGCCCTGGGGAGTGCGTCTtcgtggagcccaccaggctggtGTCAACAGACTGCCTGATGACCCGGCCCTGGGTGTGCAGCAAGATGGCCTACACGTGA